Proteins from a genomic interval of Lelliottia amnigena:
- the yacC gene encoding protein YacC codes for MAIIKVVSLVANMLTLNFRDAVVEAMKTFFRTILFGSLMAMCANSYALSENEAEDMADLTAVFVFLKNDCGYQNLPNGQIRRALVFFAQQNQWDLSNYDSFDMKALGEDSYRDLSGIGIPVAKNAKRWPAIRSACSPTSNNLPGRPFVEIMAVLARFLFAMMLRPYCVGVIDINKGGFSS; via the coding sequence GTGGCAATAATAAAGGTCGTCTCGCTGGTCGCAAATATGCTAACGTTAAATTTCCGTGATGCAGTGGTAGAAGCAATGAAGACGTTTTTCAGGACAATTTTGTTCGGCAGCCTGATGGCTATGTGTGCGAACAGTTATGCGCTAAGTGAAAATGAAGCGGAAGATATGGCCGATTTAACGGCGGTTTTTGTTTTCCTGAAAAACGATTGCGGTTACCAGAATTTACCCAATGGGCAGATTCGTCGCGCACTGGTCTTTTTTGCCCAGCAGAATCAATGGGATCTCAGCAACTACGATAGCTTTGACATGAAGGCGCTCGGTGAAGACAGTTACCGCGATTTAAGCGGCATTGGCATTCCTGTCGCGAAAAATGCAAAGCGCTGGCCCGCGATTCGCTCAGCCTGCTCGCCTACGTCAAATAATCTTCCCGGACGCCCCTTTGTTGAAATAATGGCCGTGCTTGCGCGGTTCTTGTTCGCTATGATGTTGCGCCCATATTGCGTGGGTGTAATAGATATTAACAAAGGAGGGTTCAGCTCATGA
- the cueO_1 gene encoding multicopper oxidase yields the protein MGLAGLVLIEDDESRLLRLPKQWGIDDVPVIVQDKKFSADGQSIISWM from the coding sequence ATGGGGCTGGCGGGGCTGGTATTGATTGAGGATGACGAAAGCCGCTTGTTGCGCCTGCCAAAACAGTGGGGCATCGACGATGTGCCGGTCATCGTGCAGGACAAAAAATTCAGTGCTGACGGGCAATCGATTATCAGCTGGATGTGA
- the cueO_2 gene encoding multicopper oxidase, with product MTAAVGWFGDTLLTNGAILSATRRPKGWLRLRLLNGCNARSLNFATSDRRPMYVIASDGGLLAEPVKVSELPMLMGERFEVLVDISDGKPFDLLTAARKPDGHGRRTVR from the coding sequence ATGACGGCGGCGGTGGGCTGGTTTGGCGACACGCTTCTGACCAACGGCGCGATTTTATCCGCAACACGCCGCCCGAAAGGCTGGCTACGGCTGCGATTGCTTAACGGGTGTAACGCGCGTTCACTCAATTTTGCCACCAGCGATCGGCGCCCGATGTACGTGATAGCCAGCGATGGTGGGCTGTTGGCCGAGCCGGTGAAGGTCAGCGAACTGCCGATGCTGATGGGCGAGCGTTTCGAAGTGCTGGTTGATATCAGCGACGGTAAGCCGTTTGATCTCCTCACCGCTGCCCGTAAGCCAGATGGGCATGGCCGTCGCACCGTTCGATAA
- the cueO_3 gene encoding multicopper oxidase, which translates to MGMAVAPFDKPHPVLRIQPLLVTASGEMPDTLAAMPALPSLEGLTQRKLQLSMDPMLDMMGMQALMNKYGDQAMAGMQHGQMMGHMNMDHGKMDHGNMGGMNHGDHKFDFHNANRINGKAFDMDTPMFAAAKGQYERWVISGEGDMMLHPFHIHGTQFRILSENGKAPAAHRTGWKDTVRVEGGVSEVLVKFEHDAPKEFAYMAHCHLLEHEDTGMMLGFTV; encoded by the coding sequence ATGGGCATGGCCGTCGCACCGTTCGATAAACCGCATCCCGTTTTGCGCATTCAGCCACTGCTGGTCACGGCTTCTGGCGAAATGCCAGACACGCTCGCCGCCATGCCTGCGCTGCCGTCCCTGGAGGGATTAACGCAGCGTAAACTCCAGCTCTCTATGGATCCGATGCTCGACATGATGGGCATGCAGGCGCTGATGAATAAATACGGCGACCAGGCGATGGCCGGGATGCAGCACGGACAAATGATGGGCCATATGAATATGGACCACGGCAAGATGGACCATGGGAATATGGGCGGGATGAATCACGGCGATCATAAATTTGATTTCCACAACGCTAACCGCATTAATGGCAAGGCCTTTGATATGGATACGCCGATGTTTGCTGCCGCGAAAGGGCAGTATGAGCGCTGGGTGATATCGGGTGAAGGCGACATGATGCTGCATCCGTTCCACATTCACGGCACGCAGTTCCGCATTTTATCAGAGAACGGTAAAGCGCCAGCGGCCCATCGTACGGGCTGGAAAGATACGGTTCGCGTGGAAGGTGGCGTGAGTGAGGTACTGGTGAAATTCGAGCACGACGCGCCGAAGGAATTCGCCTATATGGCGCACTGTCATCTGCTGGAGCATGAAGATACGGGAATGATGCTCGGGTTTACGGTGTAG
- the gcd gene encoding quinoprotein glucose dehydrogenase has protein sequence MAETKVQQSRLLVTLTAAFAAFCALYLLIGGVWLVALGGSWYYPIAGLVMVGVTVLLLKGKRSALWLYAALLLVTMIWGVWEVGFDFWALTPRSDILVFFGIWLILPFVWRRLRVPSSGAVAALVVSLLITGGMLTWAGFNDPQEVKGTLSADSTPAAAISDVADGDWPAYGRNQEGQRYSPLKQINADNVKNLKEAWVFRTGDLKQPNDPGELTNEVTPIKVGNMLYLCTAHQRLFALDAATGKEKWHFDPQLNSNPSFQHITCRGVSYHEARADNASPEVVADCPRRIMLPVNDGRLFAINAETGKLCETFGNKGILNLQTNMPDTTPGLYEPTSPPIITDKTIVIAGSVTDNFSTRETSGVIRGFDVNTGKLLWAFDPGAKDPNAIPADEHTFTFNSPNSWAPAAYDAKLDLVYLPMGVTTPDIWGGNRTPEQERYASAIVALNATTGKLAWSYQTVHHDLWDMDMPSQPTLADITVNGKTVPVIYAPAKTGNIFVLDRTNGKLVVPAPEKPVPQGAAKGDYVTKTQPFSDLSFRPKKDLTGADMWGATMFDQLVCRVMFHQLRYEGIFTPPSEQGTLVFPGNLGMFEWGGISVDPNRQVAIANPMALPFVSKLIPRGPGNPMEQPKDAKGSGTEAGIQPQYGVPFGVTLNPFLSPFGLPCKQPAWGYISALDLKTNQVVWKKRIGTPQDSMPFPMPIPVPFNMGMPMLGGPISTAGNVLFIAATADNYLRAYNMSNGEKLWQGRLPAGGQATPMTYEVDGKQYVVISAGGHGSFGTKMGDYIVAYALPDDVK, from the coding sequence ATGGCTGAAACAAAAGTTCAACAGTCGCGTCTACTGGTGACATTAACAGCAGCGTTCGCAGCGTTTTGCGCACTCTATCTGTTAATCGGTGGCGTCTGGCTGGTCGCATTAGGCGGCTCCTGGTATTACCCGATTGCGGGCCTGGTTATGGTTGGCGTAACCGTTCTGCTCTTAAAGGGTAAACGATCCGCACTGTGGCTCTATGCTGCACTGCTTCTTGTCACAATGATTTGGGGAGTCTGGGAAGTTGGCTTCGACTTCTGGGCGCTGACGCCGCGCAGCGACATCCTGGTCTTCTTTGGGATTTGGCTGATCCTGCCATTCGTCTGGCGTCGCCTGAGGGTTCCTTCCAGCGGTGCGGTTGCCGCGCTGGTGGTTTCCCTGCTGATTACGGGCGGCATGCTAACCTGGGCTGGATTTAACGATCCGCAGGAAGTGAAAGGCACGCTGAGCGCAGATTCCACACCCGCTGCGGCAATCTCTGACGTTGCAGACGGTGACTGGCCGGCTTATGGCCGCAACCAGGAAGGCCAACGTTATTCTCCGCTGAAGCAAATCAACGCCGATAACGTTAAAAACCTGAAGGAAGCCTGGGTGTTCCGCACTGGCGACCTGAAGCAGCCAAACGATCCGGGCGAACTGACCAACGAAGTGACGCCGATCAAAGTGGGCAACATGCTTTACCTGTGTACCGCGCACCAGCGTCTGTTCGCGCTTGATGCCGCTACCGGTAAAGAGAAATGGCACTTCGACCCGCAGCTTAATTCTAATCCGTCCTTCCAGCATATTACCTGCCGTGGCGTGTCCTATCACGAAGCCCGTGCGGATAATGCCAGCCCGGAAGTGGTGGCCGATTGCCCGCGTCGCATCATGCTGCCGGTCAACGATGGCCGACTGTTCGCCATTAACGCCGAAACCGGCAAGCTGTGCGAAACCTTTGGCAACAAAGGCATTCTGAATCTGCAGACCAATATGCCGGATACCACGCCGGGTCTGTATGAACCGACCTCCCCGCCGATTATCACCGATAAAACGATTGTGATCGCAGGTTCGGTCACGGATAACTTCTCGACTCGCGAAACGTCCGGTGTGATCCGTGGTTTCGACGTTAACACGGGCAAACTGCTGTGGGCCTTCGATCCGGGCGCGAAAGATCCTAACGCGATTCCGGCGGATGAACACACGTTCACCTTCAACTCGCCGAACTCCTGGGCGCCTGCGGCGTATGACGCGAAGCTGGATCTGGTGTATCTGCCGATGGGTGTGACCACCCCGGATATCTGGGGCGGTAACCGTACCCCAGAGCAGGAACGTTACGCCAGCGCCATCGTGGCGCTGAATGCAACGACCGGGAAACTGGCCTGGAGCTATCAGACCGTACACCACGACCTGTGGGATATGGATATGCCGTCCCAGCCGACGCTTGCAGATATCACCGTTAACGGCAAAACCGTTCCGGTGATTTATGCCCCGGCGAAAACCGGCAACATCTTTGTACTCGACCGTACCAACGGCAAACTGGTGGTTCCAGCGCCGGAAAAACCGGTTCCGCAAGGTGCAGCCAAAGGTGATTACGTCACTAAAACGCAGCCTTTCTCGGATCTGAGCTTCCGTCCGAAGAAAGATCTGACCGGTGCCGATATGTGGGGCGCCACCATGTTCGACCAGCTGGTGTGCCGCGTGATGTTCCATCAGCTGCGCTATGAAGGCATCTTCACGCCGCCGTCTGAGCAGGGCACGCTGGTCTTCCCGGGGAACCTGGGGATGTTCGAATGGGGCGGAATTTCGGTTGATCCTAACCGTCAGGTAGCGATCGCTAACCCAATGGCGTTGCCGTTCGTCTCTAAGCTGATCCCACGCGGTCCGGGTAATCCAATGGAACAGCCGAAAGACGCGAAAGGTAGCGGTACAGAAGCGGGTATTCAGCCGCAGTACGGCGTACCGTTTGGCGTGACGCTGAACCCGTTCCTGTCACCGTTTGGCCTGCCGTGTAAACAGCCTGCATGGGGTTATATTTCCGCGCTGGATCTGAAAACCAATCAGGTTGTGTGGAAAAAACGTATTGGTACGCCACAGGACAGCATGCCGTTCCCGATGCCAATTCCAGTGCCGTTCAATATGGGTATGCCGATGCTGGGTGGACCGATTTCCACCGCAGGTAACGTCCTGTTCATCGCGGCGACCGCAGATAACTACCTGCGTGCATACAACATGAGCAACGGTGAAAAACTGTGGCAAGGCCGTCTGCCTGCGGGTGGACAAGCGACGCCGATGACCTATGAAGTGGATGGCAAGCAGTATGTTGTTATCTCTGCGGGCGGTCACGGTTCGTTTGGTACGAAGATGGGCGACTACATTGTCGCGTACGCTCTGCCTGACGATGTGAAATAA
- the hpt gene encoding hypoxanthine phosphoribosyltransferase has protein sequence MKHTVEVMIPEAEIKARIAELGRQITERYQDSGSEMVLVGLLRGSFMFMADLCREVQVSHEVDFMTASSYGSGMSTTRDVKILKDLDEDIRGKDVLIVEDIIDSGNTLSKVREILSLRGPKSLAICTLLDKPSRREVDVPVEFIGFSIPDEFVVGYGIDYAQRYRHLPYVGKVVLLDE, from the coding sequence ATGAAACATACTGTTGAAGTGATGATCCCGGAAGCGGAGATCAAAGCGCGTATCGCTGAACTGGGTCGTCAAATCACCGAGCGTTATCAGGACAGCGGCAGCGAAATGGTGCTGGTGGGTCTGCTGCGCGGCTCCTTCATGTTCATGGCAGACCTGTGCCGCGAAGTGCAGGTGTCCCACGAAGTCGATTTTATGACCGCCTCCAGCTACGGCAGCGGCATGTCGACCACGCGTGATGTGAAAATCCTGAAAGACCTGGATGAAGATATTCGTGGCAAAGATGTGTTAATCGTTGAGGACATCATCGACTCCGGTAACACCTTGTCTAAAGTGCGCGAAATCCTGAGCCTGCGTGGGCCAAAATCGCTGGCGATTTGCACCCTGCTGGATAAACCCTCGCGTCGTGAAGTCGACGTTCCGGTGGAATTTATCGGCTTCTCGATTCCGGATGAGTTCGTGGTGGGTTACGGCATTGATTATGCGCAGCGTTATCGCCATCTGCCGTATGTCGGCAAAGTCGTGTTGCTGGACGAGTAA
- the can_1 gene encoding carbonic anhydrase 2, with protein sequence MIDNWLLHIRDIWFKHSSLLGEMPQERRLDTLCELNVMEQVYNLGHSTIMRSAWKRGQKVSVHGWAYGIHDGLLRNLEVTATNRETLEQRYRQGVSNLTKKHVNHK encoded by the coding sequence TTGATCGATAATTGGCTACTGCACATTCGCGATATCTGGTTCAAACATAGTTCACTGCTGGGTGAAATGCCGCAGGAACGTCGTCTGGACACGCTATGTGAACTTAACGTGATGGAACAAGTGTACAACTTAGGACACTCGACCATTATGCGTTCAGCGTGGAAGCGCGGGCAGAAGGTGTCAGTTCATGGCTGGGCATACGGTATTCATGACGGGTTGCTGCGCAATCTGGAAGTTACCGCGACTAACCGCGAAACGCTTGAACAACGCTATCGTCAGGGTGTGTCTAACCTGACAAAAAAACACGTCAATCATAAATAA
- the can_2 gene encoding carbonic anhydrase 2 has protein sequence MNDIDTLISNNALWSKMLIEEDPGFSKKLAQAQNPRFLWIGCSDSRVPAERLTGLEPGELFVHRNVANLVIHTDLNCLSVVQYAVDVLEVEHIIICGHYGCGGVQAAIENPELV, from the coding sequence ATGAATGACATAGATACACTCATCAGCAACAATGCACTATGGTCAAAAATGCTGATAGAAGAGGATCCGGGATTTTCGAAAAAACTGGCGCAAGCGCAGAACCCGCGCTTTCTATGGATTGGATGTTCCGACAGCCGCGTCCCGGCAGAACGCCTGACAGGTCTTGAACCCGGCGAACTGTTCGTTCACCGTAACGTTGCAAACCTGGTGATTCACACCGATCTCAACTGCCTGTCCGTTGTTCAGTACGCCGTGGACGTTCTGGAAGTTGAACATATTATTATTTGCGGCCACTACGGCTGCGGTGGCGTACAGGCAGCAATCGAAAATCCGGAACTGGTTTGA
- the drrA gene encoding ABC transporter, producing MTIALELEQLKKVYPGGVQALRGIDLKVEAGDFYALLGPNGAGKSTTIGIISSLVNKSSGKVAVFGYDLEKDVVNAKRQLGLVPQEFNFNPFETVQQIVVNQAGYYGVERHDAVARSEKYLKQLDLWEKRDERARMLSGGMKRRLMIARALMHEPKLLILDEPTAGVDIELRRSMWGFLKDLNDKGTTIILTTHYLEEAEMLCRNIGIIQHGELVENTSMKNLLSKLKSETFILDLASKSPLPTLEGYQYRLVDTSTLEVEVLREQGINSVFSQLSAQGVQVLSMRNKANRLEELFVSLVHDKRGEQA from the coding sequence ATGACAATTGCACTGGAGCTTGAGCAGCTTAAAAAAGTCTATCCGGGCGGCGTCCAGGCGCTACGCGGGATCGATCTGAAAGTGGAGGCCGGGGATTTTTATGCCCTGCTGGGGCCGAACGGCGCGGGGAAATCCACCACCATCGGTATTATCAGCTCGCTGGTAAACAAATCTTCCGGCAAAGTCGCGGTGTTCGGATATGACCTGGAAAAAGACGTGGTCAACGCCAAACGCCAACTGGGGCTGGTGCCGCAGGAGTTTAACTTCAACCCCTTTGAAACCGTGCAGCAGATTGTGGTCAATCAGGCGGGGTACTACGGCGTCGAGCGCCATGACGCGGTCGCGCGTAGCGAAAAGTATTTAAAACAGCTCGATCTGTGGGAAAAACGCGACGAACGTGCGCGCATGTTATCCGGCGGGATGAAGCGTCGTTTGATGATCGCTCGTGCGCTGATGCACGAACCCAAGCTGCTGATCCTTGATGAGCCAACTGCGGGCGTGGATATCGAACTTCGCCGCTCAATGTGGGGCTTTTTGAAGGATTTAAACGATAAAGGCACCACGATTATTCTGACAACGCATTACCTTGAAGAAGCCGAAATGCTCTGTCGTAACATCGGTATCATCCAGCACGGTGAACTGGTGGAAAATACCTCGATGAAAAATCTGCTCTCCAAGCTGAAGTCGGAAACCTTCATCCTCGATCTGGCATCGAAAAGCCCGCTGCCAACGCTAGAAGGCTACCAGTATCGTCTGGTGGATACGTCGACGCTGGAAGTGGAAGTTCTGCGTGAGCAGGGTATTAACAGCGTGTTTTCACAGCTGAGCGCGCAGGGCGTGCAGGTATTGAGTATGCGAAACAAAGCCAACCGACTGGAAGAACTGTTCGTCTCGCTGGTCCATGATAAAAGAGGAGAGCAGGCATGA
- the yadH gene encoding ABC-2 type transporter — MTHLYWVALKSIWAKEINRFMRIWIQTLVPPVITMTLYFIIFGNLIGSRIGEMHGFTYMQFIVPGLIMMAVITNAYANVASSFFSAKFQRNIEELLVAPVPTHVIIAGYVGGGVARGLCVGILVTAISLFFVPFQVHSWLFVALTLLMTAILFSLAGLLNAVFATTFDDISLIPTFVLTPLTYLGGVFYSLTLLPPFWQALSHLNPIVYMISGFRFGFLGITDVPLFTTVAVLGVFIIAFYILCWYLIQRGRGLRS, encoded by the coding sequence ATGACGCATCTTTACTGGGTGGCGCTGAAAAGTATCTGGGCGAAAGAAATTAACCGCTTTATGCGCATCTGGATCCAGACGCTGGTCCCGCCCGTGATCACCATGACGCTGTATTTCATCATCTTCGGTAATCTGATTGGTTCCCGTATTGGCGAAATGCATGGTTTCACCTACATGCAATTCATTGTCCCAGGTTTAATCATGATGGCGGTGATCACCAACGCGTACGCGAACGTGGCGTCGTCGTTCTTTAGCGCCAAATTCCAGCGAAACATTGAAGAGCTGCTGGTCGCGCCGGTTCCTACGCACGTGATTATCGCCGGATATGTTGGCGGTGGTGTGGCGCGTGGCCTGTGTGTTGGCATTCTGGTGACGGCCATTTCACTGTTCTTTGTACCGTTCCAGGTACATTCGTGGTTGTTCGTTGCGTTAACGTTGCTGATGACGGCGATTCTGTTCTCGTTAGCGGGTCTCTTGAACGCCGTATTTGCGACCACGTTTGATGATATCAGCCTGATCCCCACCTTCGTGTTAACGCCGCTGACCTATCTCGGCGGGGTGTTCTATTCGCTGACGCTGCTGCCGCCATTCTGGCAGGCGCTGTCGCACCTGAACCCGATTGTTTACATGATCAGCGGCTTCCGCTTTGGTTTCCTCGGTATCACGGACGTGCCGCTGTTCACCACTGTCGCGGTTCTGGGCGTCTTTATCATCGCTTTCTACATTTTGTGTTGGTATCTGATCCAGCGTGGGCGCGGTCTGCGCAGCTAA
- the manX_1 gene encoding PTS system fructose subfamily transporter subunit IIA, with amino-acid sequence MLGWVITCHDDNAQAFLERLEKNFGPLPQCLAVNYWPGLSTNMLSRMMCDAQHQTDTGEGVIFLTDKSGAAPYRAAALLSHKHENCEVISGINYELLEMMYPLRETLSSAEFRDMIVGQEIPGVSSLWHQQQKNPPFVLLHDLYKN; translated from the coding sequence ATGCTGGGTTGGGTGATTACCTGTCATGATGACAACGCTCAGGCTTTTCTCGAACGCCTGGAGAAGAATTTTGGTCCGCTGCCACAATGTCTCGCGGTCAACTACTGGCCTGGGCTGAGCACCAATATGCTCAGTCGTATGATGTGTGATGCCCAGCATCAAACGGATACGGGCGAGGGTGTGATTTTCCTCACCGACAAATCCGGTGCGGCACCCTATCGTGCGGCCGCATTGTTGAGCCATAAGCATGAAAATTGCGAAGTCATTTCCGGCATTAATTATGAGCTACTCGAAATGATGTATCCGCTACGGGAAACGCTTAGCAGCGCTGAATTTCGCGATATGATTGTCGGACAGGAGATCCCCGGTGTAAGCAGCCTGTGGCATCAGCAACAGAAAAACCCGCCTTTTGTCCTGCTGCACGACCTGTATAAGAATTAA
- the icaB gene encoding polysaccharide deacetylase, translating into MLTRIIFLLLLLVSGGVSASLLSQQGLPAQYMQTTEDAAIWAQVGNNVVNVGNVRAGQIIAVVPTNADYYEFRFGFGTGFIDKGHLENVQGKQRVEDSLGDLNKPLSNQNLITWKDTPVYNAPNNGSAPFGTLSDNLRYPILNKLKDRLNQTWFQIRIGNRLAWVSSLDAQEDSGIPVITYHHILHDEENTRFRHTSTTTSVRAFNNQMTWLRDQGYTTLTMYQLEGYVRNKMNLPARAVVITFDDGLKSVSRYAWPILKEYGFKATAFIISSRIKGHPQKWDPKSLQFMSVSELKEIQDVFDIQSHTHFLHRVDANKHPILLSRSYHVILFDFERSRRALAQFNPRVLYLSYPFGGYDDKAVKAANDAGFHLAVTTVKGKVKPGDNPFLLKRLYILRTDSLETMSRLISNQPQG; encoded by the coding sequence ATGCTCACGCGTATCATTTTCCTGCTTTTGCTACTGGTATCCGGCGGCGTTTCTGCCAGTTTATTAAGCCAGCAAGGCTTACCCGCTCAGTACATGCAAACCACCGAAGATGCGGCCATCTGGGCGCAGGTGGGGAATAATGTCGTTAACGTCGGCAACGTTCGTGCAGGACAGATTATTGCCGTGGTCCCGACCAATGCTGATTACTACGAATTTCGTTTTGGCTTTGGGACGGGATTTATCGATAAGGGCCATCTCGAAAACGTGCAGGGCAAACAGCGCGTTGAAGATAGCCTCGGCGATCTGAATAAGCCCCTGAGCAATCAGAATTTAATCACCTGGAAAGACACTCCGGTCTATAACGCCCCAAACAACGGCAGCGCGCCTTTCGGGACGCTCAGTGACAATCTGCGCTACCCCATTCTGAATAAACTTAAAGACCGTCTGAACCAAACCTGGTTTCAAATCCGCATCGGCAATCGGCTGGCGTGGGTGAGCAGTCTGGATGCGCAGGAAGACAGCGGTATTCCGGTTATCACGTATCACCATATTTTGCATGATGAAGAGAATACCCGCTTTCGCCACACCTCAACCACCACAAGCGTGCGTGCATTCAATAACCAGATGACCTGGCTGCGCGATCAGGGCTATACCACGTTGACGATGTACCAGCTCGAAGGGTATGTGCGTAACAAAATGAACCTCCCGGCACGTGCGGTGGTGATTACGTTCGACGATGGTCTGAAGTCGGTCAGCCGCTACGCCTGGCCGATCCTGAAGGAGTACGGCTTCAAGGCGACGGCATTTATTATTTCATCGCGCATTAAAGGCCATCCCCAGAAATGGGACCCGAAATCGCTGCAGTTTATGAGCGTATCGGAACTGAAAGAGATTCAGGATGTGTTTGATATTCAGTCTCACACCCATTTCTTACACCGTGTAGATGCCAATAAACACCCAATTTTATTGAGCCGCAGCTACCACGTCATTTTGTTCGATTTTGAACGCTCACGACGCGCGCTGGCACAGTTCAACCCCCGCGTCCTGTATCTCTCGTATCCGTTCGGCGGCTATGATGATAAAGCGGTGAAAGCGGCTAACGATGCGGGTTTTCATTTGGCGGTGACGACGGTGAAAGGGAAGGTGAAGCCGGGAGATAATCCGTTCTTACTGAAACGTTTATATATTCTGAGGACGGATTCGTTAGAGACCATGTCGCGGCTGATCAGTAATCAGCCGCAAGGGTAA
- the panD gene encoding aspartate alpha-decarboxylase, whose protein sequence is MIRKMLQGKLHRVKVTQADLHYEGSCAIDQDFLDAAGILENEAIDIWNVTNGNRFSTYAIAGERGSKIISVNGAAAHCASVGDIVIIASFVMMSDEEARRWQPKVAYFEGDNEMKRTAKAIPVQVA, encoded by the coding sequence ATGATTCGCAAAATGCTGCAAGGTAAGCTTCACCGCGTAAAAGTCACTCAGGCCGATCTGCACTATGAAGGCTCCTGTGCGATTGATCAGGATTTTCTCGACGCAGCCGGAATTCTTGAAAACGAAGCGATTGATATCTGGAACGTCACTAACGGCAACCGCTTCTCAACCTATGCGATTGCAGGCGAGCGCGGCTCCAAAATTATCTCTGTCAACGGTGCGGCCGCACACTGCGCGTCCGTGGGTGACATTGTGATCATCGCCAGCTTTGTCATGATGTCTGACGAAGAAGCGCGTCGCTGGCAACCGAAAGTGGCCTATTTCGAAGGCGACAATGAAATGAAACGTACGGCAAAAGCCATTCCCGTTCAGGTTGCCTGA
- the panC gene encoding pantoate--beta-alanine ligase, translating to MLIIETLPLLRQHIRRLRQEGKRIALVPTMGNLHDGHMKLVDEARARADVVVVSIFVNPMQFDRADDLARYPRTLQEDCEKLKKRHVDFVFSPAPSDIYPQGTEGATYVDVPGISTMLEGASRPGHFRGVSTIVSKLFNLVQPDIACFGEKDFQQLALIRKMVADMGYDIEIVGVPIVRAKDGLALSSRNGYLTADQRKIAPGLCKVMNAMAEQLKAKELTTEEIVALAEQELNDKGLRADDIQIRDADTLVELSDTSKRAVILVAAWLGQARLIDNKVVELTQ from the coding sequence GTGCTAATCATTGAAACCCTGCCGCTGTTGCGCCAGCACATTCGTCGCCTGCGTCAGGAAGGTAAACGCATCGCCCTGGTGCCAACCATGGGCAATCTCCACGACGGCCATATGAAACTGGTCGACGAAGCAAGAGCCCGTGCTGATGTGGTCGTGGTCAGTATTTTCGTCAACCCAATGCAGTTCGACCGTGCCGACGATCTGGCGCGCTATCCGCGCACGCTGCAGGAAGATTGCGAAAAGCTCAAAAAACGCCACGTTGATTTCGTCTTCTCCCCTGCGCCTTCGGATATCTATCCGCAGGGGACAGAGGGCGCAACCTATGTCGACGTTCCGGGGATTTCGACCATGCTTGAGGGTGCCAGCCGCCCTGGGCATTTCCGTGGCGTTTCAACGATTGTCAGCAAGCTGTTCAACCTGGTCCAGCCGGATATCGCCTGCTTCGGCGAGAAAGATTTTCAGCAGCTGGCGCTGATCCGCAAAATGGTGGCCGATATGGGCTACGACATTGAGATCGTGGGCGTGCCGATTGTTCGCGCCAAAGACGGGCTGGCGCTCAGCTCGCGTAATGGTTATCTGACTGCCGACCAGCGTAAAATCGCACCGGGTCTGTGCAAAGTGATGAATGCGATGGCGGAACAGCTAAAGGCTAAAGAGCTAACAACAGAAGAGATTGTCGCGCTGGCCGAGCAAGAGTTGAACGACAAAGGTTTGCGCGCCGACGATATCCAAATTCGTGACGCCGATACGCTGGTGGAGCTTTCAGACACCAGCAAACGCGCGGTGATTCTGGTCGCAGCGTGGCTCGGTCAGGCGCGCCTGATCGACAATAAAGTGGTTGAGCTGACGCAGTAG